From Solanum stenotomum isolate F172 chromosome 2, ASM1918654v1, whole genome shotgun sequence:
caCCAGCTAACTAAACTACCAAGAAAAATCCCACCAAACGTAAAAAGGCAGTAAttgtacaacaacaacaacagacCTAATGTAATCCCATAAAAGAAAACCATATAACAACAAATCCAGTGTAGTCCCACAGAAGGAAACCAAATCATCCAGTCATAAGGATCCTTCTATCAAAGTATAAAACTTTTCCTAATCCCTAACCAGAAAGCTAGctatgtttttcaaaaaaaaaaaaacataatcagatatataaaatatatatgaaagtaAATTATATCCAGAATAACAACCCCAGAATAATAAGCGCAGTAGCAGAAACATCCATACAAACCATAAACCAAGAAACATATGATAAAGATTACATCACCAGAAACAGAACAAACAAAGTAAAAGTGGGTTCGATATTATTCATATGATTCCCACCACCACAAAACTATTATCATccctaaaaaaaagaaacagaatTCACTTCTTAAGACTTCCACGGATACCAGGTTTAGGCTTGGTGCTTGATTCAGCAACACCAGTTGAATGAAGATTGTTGAGTTTTGTCTCATCAAAAGCAATTTTTGGGTGTTTTGCATCATGATGGATCTTCATAGACTTAATATCAGGTGCAGTCACTTTGCAAAGAGGACATTCAAGCTTCGCATGTCCACCTTTTTCAATACCAGACCTGTCGGCTAACCCAGCCTTACCGCCCCCCCTGTTAGTCGTTGCAGCATCGATCTTTGCAGCTAATTCTTTCGCTGTATGCTTCTTTGGCTTTGCTTTTCCTGTCATGGTGATTGAATGGCGAAGGAAACTGGGGAGAGAAAACCCTAGGGTTagttgattttgttttgtattggAAAGGGGGAGAATGTAATGTAATGTATGTATTAAAGGGCCTTTTTCTCTTTGCCCTTGTTTTTACCCTTGCCGGAAAGAATTGGGATGATCTCAAATTTACTTGACTAATTTATcttaggcttaagtcatctatgaccccttaaagttgtccatataattcacttagacacctcaactaaccTTGTTTCCTATTAGACACttcaatcttaaaaaataaataccgATTCAACACTTTTCTGGCACTTAGTCAAAAGAGAAAGTGTGTGTAATACACATGCATATGATGTGGCAAAATAGCAAATCAAATAAAGACATGTggcattttaatttaaaataattataaaaataaattttaaatataaacaaGTCAAAATCTTAAAGGAAAAGActttaaacttgaaaaaaaaaaactaaaaaaaggaaagaaattatACACCCCCACCCCACTCCACCCCACCGCAAGCCTCTCCCTTTGTTCTCTTTCTCTTACCATTCCACCATTGTTAATTCTctatttagaaaaattagagattttaacatatataacgtatgaatttatcatttttatttctcttcatgccttctttcttatttccatttaaattgATAGTGTTTTCTTAAAAGATCCATTCTtcctttgtttattttgatttcaaaattgtttttttttttgttttttctgtttctacttctatttgtgaggaagaaggggTGTGGGTCAAGGTGGTGTCTGAGGGGAGAGGTGAAGAGGGAGcgagaaaatatttgaataatgatttttcattttttccggCAAAGAAGATGTAGATGGTTTCCATTTTTTCCGGCAAAGAAGACATCTCCACTTTTCCGACAAAAAATTGTGGATGGTGATCTCCATCTTTTTCCAGAAAAAAGATGATGGAAGTAGACAATGataagaagattaaaaaaagaagaagaaagcaggaaatttgtaaaaaaaaatggcGATTAATTTGTGAAGAAAAGTGGTTGCAGTAGGTGTATGGTCttggaagagaagaaaaataaaaagattgttattgttaaaaaaaataatgagaaaataaaagaaaagatttaaaaggaaaaggaaaaatgttaaaatattaatttcacgCGCTCACCAAGATGTGAATTACACTTTTTGTGCCACGTCGACAAAAAGTGTCTAAATGGTTCAAATTCGAGAGGGTAGAGGTGTTTAATAGGTACTAGTCCTAATTGAGGTGTCTAAGCGAATTAtgtggacaactttaaggggccgtaGATGACTTAAGTCTTTATCTTATATAGTAACATTagcaccttgtttggatggttgtttaCCCGTTTGTATTGTAATTACTCCTTAATTATACGAAATAGATTTCTATTATATTTAGAGATTAAAAATACTTTCAAGAGATCATAAATATTCTTAAGAACTAAGACCATCTTCAacccacctctattttactctccattctctatatttgaagagtaaaatagaaaatgggAATTCCAATCCATCTCCAAATCACTctctattcttcaaatttagagagttgaatagtagttctccaaatttggagaactactattcacactctctattacatttttttcaatattttattattatttctattactttctaattaacatattattttacatataatgtcattaattaaatatttaatattcataattctttttaaatgtaatataatatttttaaaaatatattatcaaatATATACTACTTTAATCTtgaattaatagtattttatttttttctaattttcgtcataatataatttgattttaggaaaaaaggacaaatataccgccgaattatcataaatggtatgtcaatacccttcgttatactgtCGGGTTGTGTATATCCTTACCGTCAATATTCCGGAACGTATATACCCTTAGGATAGACGGAGGGACACATGCCATAATCTTAAAGGTCTAgccaaatttaatttaatttttacccacaattaaaaaaaacccacccatttttcataatttcaaCCCATCCATAACCCGGTTAAAAACTCTATTCTTCTTCCCCAATCTAACCTAACTAAAGACCCACTCGTGTCAGTTCTCCCAcaaattaattgtttttcttcTAGTCCTTCGAGCTCCGCGCATAAAAGATGAGCAAACACCATCTGATTTTACACTTCTTATTCGATGTTAGCATAGTTGTCGTGCACCTTGTCAACACAAACAAGTTGTGGGCTGCTTCATTCTCTAGTTTCTGTTCAAATATGGTGCTTGTTATGTGTTCCTAGAGGCATGAAAAACTGGATATGCAATAAAAGTTAGGAAAATACCAAAAGTTGTGGAAAGTTAAAAGTGGCTTTCTGATGGATTGAGTGTGGGAAGAGATTAAGATTTGGTGGTTGCTTTATAAGTGAAATTGAATTAAGGAATTTGAGTTTCATCATGTTTTTCCAATTTCAtacattcaaaattaaaatctttattAGTGATTTCAgtcaaattaattgaaatattcTACAAAGgttttgttgttgaagaagatgaagaataataaattattcaaagggtttctggaaaaaaaattctcttcttcttcgttTGAATTTGTTGTTCAAATCTAAATGTTTGAAATAAGTCTTTGTTGCAGAAGTTAAGAAAAGAGGAATTTGAGAGTTTTGATGATCTTACTGTAACttctcttttgattttgggTGCTTTTGGTTACAATTTGGGCTATGGATGAGTTAAAATTGTGAAAGATGGGtgggttttttttaattatgggTAAGAACTAAATTAaattggacaaattacttaactacattcctttacttaccttaatatccattatccctacttatttcaaaattttcaaaaatcccttatttacctacgtatcccgcatgtatcccgtgcacaacgctatgcatcccgctatgtggaatgtatcaaacctaatgtatctcgtgcacaatgttatgtatcccgctatgtggaatgcatcaaacctaatgtatcccgtgcacaacgttatgtatcccgcaaatatcatttttaagggatttttggtaaatagaaaactagaagagatatgatgttatttagtacttataatatgtggttcctataatttatacaattaaaTTTGGATAGACCGTTAAGACCATGACACGtgtgttgaagaagaaagaagctgacgattggaacatgtcaaaggaacatGTCCAACGAAGCTGACTGATGAGTTTCCAGCACTGCTCTAGAATTAGAGTCGCACTAGGATTAAactacttatattaattaagattatattatgactagaattatattatgattatgattatattACGATtaggattagattatttataattacattattattattattattattattattattattattattattattattattattattattattatagtagtaaTAGGTATTGTAGTAGGACTCTAAGTATAGTTAACTTAGGACTTTATAATTCTCTCCCTATATAAGGGGGTTGTAACTcaacattattttcatcaatacAATCATTGATTTCTTTAATCCTAGACGTGAGATTtctacatggtatcaaagcataaaaGCTCTTTTGCTCTCTGAGTATTGatcacaagaaaaaaaaaaccacacgTTAAAATTGCTATGACCCATTCTACCAATACTATGTCGACCTCCTCACTTCACCAAACCATTATCGCTTGCTCCATTAAATCTAAGCCAACAAACTACACACAAATATCCCAATTGATTCACGTGATGAAACAAACATATCTCATCACAGAGAATGAACCAAGTAAAAACAGTTGTTCCAGTGGACAAACTGCTGGGAAAATTGTAGAGGTCGAGAAGGATGCAAAAGATAGTGACACCATTGCTGATTGGAAGGAGAAAGATGTGTTACTAAGGAGTTGGATCTCAAGCACCTTGACCGAAAAAAGCATGCACCTAATTGTGGGCTGCTCAACTACCAATGAGATGTGTGAATGCTTGAAAAAAACTTATATTCAAGCaacaaaagtaatttattttgttagagGTTTAGGTCTAAAATACAAGACCTTTGTCATATTAGGTAAGGCACCATATTCCACTCTTAATCAATTTGTTTATGCTCTCACGAGTTTTGATACAagggaagatgaagaagaggtGCCACAACAAAACCACAACATGGTATTATCTGCTCAAAAAGACAGGGGAAGAGGAAACAACAACGTTAACTCCAGTGAAACAGGTTTCAAGCCTGCTAGACAGGGAATAGGTTCGAAGAACAGTCAATATGGACTAGGTTCTCTTAACAATAAAAGTTCTCAAAGTGAAAATAAGGAGAGGAACAATATTGAGTCATGTCAAATCTGTAGTAGGAATAATCATACTGCTCTTAAGTGTTTTTACTGGTGGAACTACTCGTATCAATCTGCAGATGAACTATCATAAGCAACGACTAGACATCACATTCATACCGAAGCATTGACAAAACAAGTTTTTGCTGGGTTTTCAAAGTTTTTTTGCTGCGTATTCGAATCAAGCTAGGAGTAACCGTTTCCTCTActcactagcttgaggggaagTGTTGAATGAGAAGGAAGCTGGCGATTGGAACGtgtcaaaggaacaggtccaacgAATCTGACTGACGAGTTTCTAGCACTGCTCTAGAATTAGAGTCGCACTAGGATTAgactacttatattaattaggattatattatgactagaattatattataattaggattatattacgactaggattagattatttataattacattattattattattattattattattattattattattatagtagtaaTAGGTATTATAGTAGGACTCTAAGTATAGTTAACTTAGGACTCTACAATTCTCTCCTTATATAAGGACGTTGTAACTcaacattattttcatcaatataatccttgatttctctaatcctaGACGTGAGATTTCTACAACGTGTCCCTCCGTTTATTCCAAGGGTATATACAGTCCAAAATattaacggtaagggtatacaCAACCCAacagtataacgaagggtattaACGTACCATTTATGATAAttcaggggtatatttgtcattttttccttgattttattattaattttcactataaaggatacacaaaattaaaatgataagatgaaaattttgatttaaaaatacaatacataatatgttaatttaaatacaagataacaatacattacataacataataatttaaatacaagataaaatacaatacataacataataatttaaatacaagataaaatataatacataacataataattaatttatcacATCAATAATTTAGTAATCCGGTAGGTCGTTTTCAGATTTAGCactattcaaaaaaaaattaggatatgATCTAGAGAATTGTTGCGATTGTGGTTGTGACTGCGGTTGCGattgttgatttcttttttcaagtaTTAGTTGTTGTTCTCGTTGCAGGTAGTCACGAACATTTGCAATTATTGCAGGACCGTTACGTTTTTGGAGAAAGGAAGTGttacatgatataatgactacatgtattatactgcacaacatgataattgaggatgaacgtgatcttaatgcaccaattcaagatatcgTAGAAGCTCCAACTCCAACAACATAAATggtggtagatgaaaatctccggtttgaagacataaaaaaattaaggacaaaaatgctcattttgaattccataatgcattaatagagcatttatgggagcaacgtattaattttgaaaattgagtgtttatgtaatgcttatgtaattgtatttcatttttatttgaatactttcattaatttgtatattatattatattttcttgcaatttatgttatttaaaaatttagaatgaaatataattttatattaaataaaaaatttgaaaaaataaaattttatatcacatgaaaagaaataaagaatttatgttatgaaatgagaaaataagaatgaaatagaaataataatataatattgaggagagagaaaaatattcttttttaaagagtaaaataaagaattgaattggagttggttgtctaaaaaaatagaaaactctatatttaaagagtaaaatagagtataGGGTTGGAGATNattcatttttatttgaatactttcattaatttgtatattatattatattctcttgcaatttatgttatttaaaaatttagaatgaaatataattttatattaaataaaaaatttgaaaaaataaaattttatatcacatgaaaagaaataaagaatttatgttatgaaataagaaaataagaatgaaatagaaataataatataatattgaggagagagaaaaatattcttttttaaagagtaaaataaagaattgaattggagttggttgtctaaaaaaatagaaaactctatatttaaagagtaaaatagagtataAGGTTGGAGATGCCCTCACACCTCAAATTTTTGATGACGTGACAAATTACATGGGACTGATCCCTCCACCTAAACTGCCAACTAGACTTCCCACTAACTCATTCTTGCCAACCCCATCCATTCCCATCATGAAGGGTAACAATCTTGTAAACAAAAAATCTTAtcgacaaataaaatttaatggaAACCCATTGCttgaaaactaaactaaaaaatcAATTGCTTGGAATTTTAATGGaaaagatttaatttttctCTCAAATCTAGGTTTGATTTGGGAGAATGAATTGATGGGTTAGCAAGAATAGGTTAGTgggaatcctagttggcagcTTAGATGGAGGGATCggtcccatgtggcttgccacgtcattaaaattttggtatgttaactcttgaggatatttgtggtctcttgAGATAACGGCAGGGGTATTTTTTTATCCCAATATGTAATTAGTGGTGTAAGTgatctatttcgcatagtttagGGACAATGTTGACCCTTTTCTgtagtttaaatacaatgtttgtcttgattgttacttaaattttattgtatcgtaGCATTTAAATCAATCGTTAGGTAACAACGAAAAGATTCATTTTATGTAGCGACTGATTTGGTGTGATCACGTCGTtgtcttaatattttcttctcattttgtttttatttatcatttaataatcatatttatctTCTATCCTAACTTTTAGTAGTAGTTCTACCTTGTACCCTAATTTTCTCATAactttatcattcaaattatggaTGTGTGATATTATATAACAAcggagaataaaataatttattcaaatattattttcattaaaataatagagTACGATACgatacgatacaatacaatacaatatgatatattatgaaacaatacgtaacaaccatccaaactaGCTGTAAAAATAAGGGGAGTAGCTtgaattttgtaaaatttatcatCCATGCCcttttaaaatgttaattttggTTTCCCACTACGATGTCTACTTTAGAGTTCGATTAAATTTGATTCGTGCTAAAAAATCTCACATTGAGGAGTAACGCgttttctaacaaaaaaaaattgctactACTCAAATACATCATACACATCCTtcatcttttatatttatttatttatatctatGTATAGGTTTGGTTCAACAAGATTGGAGGTCTAAAGCCGAACTTTATAAAgaagtttta
This genomic window contains:
- the LOC125856806 gene encoding protein METHYLENE BLUE SENSITIVITY 1-like, with amino-acid sequence MTGKAKPKKHTAKELAAKIDAATTNRGGGKAGLADRSGIEKGGHAKLECPLCKVTAPDIKSMKIHHDAKHPKIAFDETKLNNLHSTGVAESSTKPKPGIRGSLKK